In the genome of Candidatus Nitrosotenuis sp. DW1, one region contains:
- a CDS encoding P-II family nitrogen regulator translates to MLKIEAVIRSTKLQQVKNELEQIGITAFSTFKVEMSGLSHGQTSGGRPGTFKTSALIPKTKIEIICRDKDKDAITEAISKGARTGQVGDGIVYVYPLAHLIKIKNGKTNEQAV, encoded by the coding sequence ATGCTAAAAATCGAGGCAGTAATCAGAAGTACCAAACTGCAGCAAGTAAAAAACGAGCTGGAGCAGATTGGAATTACGGCGTTTTCCACCTTTAAAGTGGAAATGTCAGGACTGTCTCACGGGCAGACATCTGGCGGAAGGCCAGGAACTTTCAAGACAAGTGCGCTAATCCCCAAGACGAAAATAGAAATAATTTGCAGGGACAAGGACAAAGACGCCATAACTGAGGCAATATCCAAAGGAGCAAGAACAGGCCAAGTCGGAGACGGCATAGTCTATGTGTATCCTCTAGCGCATCTAATCAAAATAAAAAACGGCAAGACAAACGAGCAAGCAGTATAA
- the ilvC gene encoding ketol-acid reductoisomerase: MAKTWKDSDINLDPIKNQTIAVIGYGIQGDAQANNLKDSGLKVIVGLKEGSPTWNKAKNDGHQVMSVAEATKKADIVHVLIPDMIQAKVYRDEIEPNLSAGKALSFSHAAAIHWEWIKAPDNVDIIMVAPKGPGSKVRETYLDGFGTPAIVAVYQDKTGSAWNRTLGLAKGIGSARAGLIQTTFKEEVETDWFGEQADLCGGCASMVTNAFETLVEAGYQPEIAYFEVLHELKLIVDMIQRYGINGMWRRVSETARYGGLTRGPMVMDKDVKAKMKKVLDMIQDGTFNEEWISEYHKNGKNAFDRYMKQLDSHQIEQVGKKMRQMMWPDSKE, translated from the coding sequence ATGGCAAAAACATGGAAGGATTCAGATATCAATTTAGATCCTATAAAAAATCAAACAATTGCAGTAATAGGCTACGGCATTCAAGGCGATGCCCAGGCAAATAACCTCAAAGACTCTGGATTAAAAGTAATAGTCGGACTAAAGGAAGGCAGTCCAACTTGGAACAAGGCCAAAAATGACGGCCATCAAGTAATGTCCGTTGCAGAGGCTACCAAAAAAGCAGACATCGTTCACGTCCTGATTCCTGACATGATTCAAGCCAAAGTTTACCGGGATGAGATTGAACCAAACCTTTCGGCAGGAAAGGCATTATCGTTTTCACACGCAGCTGCAATCCACTGGGAGTGGATAAAGGCACCAGATAACGTGGACATCATCATGGTTGCACCAAAGGGCCCAGGCTCAAAGGTTCGAGAAACATATCTTGATGGATTTGGAACTCCTGCAATTGTCGCAGTGTACCAGGACAAAACAGGCTCCGCATGGAACAGAACCCTCGGATTGGCAAAAGGAATCGGCTCTGCAAGAGCTGGACTAATCCAGACGACATTCAAAGAAGAAGTGGAGACTGACTGGTTTGGAGAGCAAGCTGATCTCTGCGGAGGATGCGCATCAATGGTTACAAACGCATTTGAGACGCTAGTGGAGGCAGGATACCAGCCAGAAATCGCATACTTTGAGGTACTGCACGAACTAAAACTAATTGTAGATATGATCCAGCGATACGGAATCAACGGCATGTGGAGACGTGTCAGCGAGACTGCAAGATATGGAGGACTGACAAGAGGCCCGATGGTCATGGACAAAGACGTCAAAGCAAAGATGAAAAAAGTCCTAGACATGATTCAGGACGGAACATTCAACGAGGAATGGATTTCAGAATACCACAAGAACGGCAAGAATGCATTTGACAGATACATGAAACAACTGGACTCGCACCAGATAGAACAAGTCGGCAAAAAAATGCGACAAATGATGTGGCCTGACTCTAAAGAATAA
- a CDS encoding cobalamin B12-binding domain-containing protein, which translates to MKQKLAPRRIKILVAKLGLDGHDRGALVLCRAFRDAGMEVIYSGLFATPERVAQIAEDEDVDAVALSLLNGAHNTLFPRVVKELHKKGINDVLVLGGGVIPEEDRQGLEKSGVSGVFGPGTPLATIIDHINAGVAKLRKL; encoded by the coding sequence ATGAAGCAGAAACTAGCGCCAAGGAGAATCAAGATTTTAGTTGCCAAGCTAGGCCTTGACGGGCACGACAGAGGCGCGCTAGTCCTGTGTAGGGCGTTTAGAGATGCAGGAATGGAGGTCATTTATTCTGGTCTTTTTGCCACACCTGAACGCGTTGCGCAGATTGCAGAGGATGAAGACGTTGACGCAGTGGCCCTAAGCCTTCTAAACGGTGCTCACAATACGCTGTTCCCAAGGGTTGTCAAGGAATTGCACAAAAAGGGAATCAATGACGTGCTCGTATTAGGCGGAGGGGTGATCCCAGAAGAGGACAGACAGGGACTGGAAAAATCAGGAGTCTCAGGAGTGTTTGGTCCTGGAACGCCACTAGCTACAATAATTGATCACATCAATGCAGGCGTTGCAAAACTAAGAAAGCTGTGA